Proteins found in one Hemibagrus wyckioides isolate EC202008001 linkage group LG23, SWU_Hwy_1.0, whole genome shotgun sequence genomic segment:
- the LOC131344101 gene encoding uncharacterized protein LOC131344101 isoform X2 encodes MMKGYLSTKGIHAAEGRIGSVLKEVHRPYHEARCQACSDHLWYVGSSASRPWKGVLPDTVHAGDAVTPSVQSGETALSTDFIYTTLLQLMDQEEINMEDNLVKYCVSNLTSRLCHTGLTSVAESWNAHMIPGKGIPNHFAEPGCKRRITSELLPHSFGAADLYRQHVGSALTTHSTFGVDPFTTVQDKLRTENHFSEKYPDISHLFHRAVNNNFAPYKQALLYLTNTTQRNA; translated from the exons ATGATGAAGGGATATCTGTCCACGAAAGGCATACATGCTGCAGAAGGACGAATTGGGTCAGTTTTAAAGGAGGTGCATCGGCCTTATCATGAAGCAAGATGCCAA GCCTGCAGTGATCACCTATGGTATGTGGGATCAAGTGCGAGTAGACCATGGAAAGGAGTTTTACCTGACACTGTTCATGCAGGAGATGCTGTCACACCATCGGTTCAATCAGGAGAGACTGCCTTATCTACAGACTTCATCTACACGA CCCTTCTGCAGCTGATGGACCAAGAGGAGATCAATATGGAGGACAACCTTGTAAAATACTGTGTGTCCAATCTAACTTCTAGGCTGTGCCACACTGGTCTTACAAGCGTGGCAGAATCATGGAATGCTCATATGATTCCAG GAAAAGGCATACCAAATCACTTTGCAGAACCTGGGTGTAAACGAAGAATTACATCAGAACTCTTGCCACATTCATTTGGAGCTGCAGACCTTTACAGACAGCATGTAGGATCTGCACTGACAACACACTCAACGTTTGGAGTTGATCCCTTTACAACAGTACAGGACAAACTCAGAACGGAGAATCATTTTTCAGAGAAATATCCTGACATTTCACATTTGTTTCATAGAGCAGTAAACAACAACTTTGCTCCATACAAACAAGCCTTGCTTTATCTGACAAACACAACTCAGAGAAATGCATGA
- the LOC131344101 gene encoding uncharacterized protein LOC131344101 isoform X1, giving the protein MCWKCPRLFSPVGHTLGIRSGKSYKRGIHAAEGRIGSVLKEVHRPYHEARCQACSDHLWYVGSSASRPWKGVLPDTVHAGDAVTPSVQSGETALSTDFIYTTLLQLMDQEEINMEDNLVKYCVSNLTSRLCHTGLTSVAESWNAHMIPGKGIPNHFAEPGCKRRITSELLPHSFGAADLYRQHVGSALTTHSTFGVDPFTTVQDKLRTENHFSEKYPDISHLFHRAVNNNFAPYKQALLYLTNTTQRNA; this is encoded by the exons ATGTGCTGGAAATGTCCCAGGTTGTTCTCGCCTGTCGGACACACACTTGGAATTAGAAGCGGCAAAAGCTATAAACGAG GCATACATGCTGCAGAAGGACGAATTGGGTCAGTTTTAAAGGAGGTGCATCGGCCTTATCATGAAGCAAGATGCCAA GCCTGCAGTGATCACCTATGGTATGTGGGATCAAGTGCGAGTAGACCATGGAAAGGAGTTTTACCTGACACTGTTCATGCAGGAGATGCTGTCACACCATCGGTTCAATCAGGAGAGACTGCCTTATCTACAGACTTCATCTACACGA CCCTTCTGCAGCTGATGGACCAAGAGGAGATCAATATGGAGGACAACCTTGTAAAATACTGTGTGTCCAATCTAACTTCTAGGCTGTGCCACACTGGTCTTACAAGCGTGGCAGAATCATGGAATGCTCATATGATTCCAG GAAAAGGCATACCAAATCACTTTGCAGAACCTGGGTGTAAACGAAGAATTACATCAGAACTCTTGCCACATTCATTTGGAGCTGCAGACCTTTACAGACAGCATGTAGGATCTGCACTGACAACACACTCAACGTTTGGAGTTGATCCCTTTACAACAGTACAGGACAAACTCAGAACGGAGAATCATTTTTCAGAGAAATATCCTGACATTTCACATTTGTTTCATAGAGCAGTAAACAACAACTTTGCTCCATACAAACAAGCCTTGCTTTATCTGACAAACACAACTCAGAGAAATGCATGA